One Thermodesulfovibrionales bacterium genomic window, GATAACGAGGGCGTTGATCTCAGTCTCCTTCGCAAGGTTGAGTGCCGATTCGCGGAGAGATCTGTCTCCAATCCCGTAGTATGTCAGATAAAGGGCCTTCGGAATAAAGGGAAGAAGGTAGATGTCGAAGGGTGCCTTAGGAGGCTGCGCAGGGACTGCCTGCTCCCCCCGCGCGTAGCCATAGGCGCGGACGCCGATCTTGTTTGCTGCGTTCTTCAGCACAAACATGCCGTTGCTATCGGTGCGGACAATCTCGTTATTTCCGGTGACGATGGCGTCCTGAATCGGTTTTCGAGTCGCATAATCGAGTACCCTTCCGCTGGCGTAATCAGACGCAGATGCCGCAGCAGCCCAAACAGATAGGAAGCCAACCAGAATCCAAAACGAAAACCACGTCTTCCTCATTCTCCACCTCACCTCATAGAGACTTTTGTGAACCGGAGTCCACCTTTCACCATGTTACCACAATTAATAAAAAAAGTTGTGATTAAGAATACATAGAAGACTAAAAAGAAAGAGACAGGTTAGGGAATGTTTGTATCGTGCTGTTTT contains:
- a CDS encoding putative glycoside hydrolase; the encoded protein is MRKTWFSFWILVGFLSVWAAAASASDYASGRVLDYATRKPIQDAIVTGNNEIVRTDSNGMFVLKNAANKIGVRAYGYARGEQAVPAQPPKAPFDIYLLPFIPKALYLTYYGIGDRSLRESALNLAKETEINALVIDVKGDRGVITYKSSIPLASEVGAQRLVIIKDIRGLIQSLREKGIY